A stretch of Leptospira andrefontaineae DNA encodes these proteins:
- a CDS encoding TIGR04388 family protein, whose translation MRKSIQSYKYILIILFLPLGFDRTFPDPVSVPTLNAPNFSSSSMDQTFVLADRMQSVGNWDAFVFQSLGVLQSQWEIQLQMQISQIVNSIDTSDHYASVADYQSYVYDTLQSQANELLLQWQQDAELEITQERSQYLSDVFGANSASTQAAMDSFSNQWDQFINGQNLNLNLNDPNQQAILNGAQQNLENMEAQWWNQFNYNIQNGLWTYQQALQNLTQSYQNVLNQINETERQYQAYLAMLEQTEANVKDQIQAGLDGYQAYLNGNDLFWNSINVLYDNNTNSYLIASCASGHVCNTYEYDKSSGQFFNQGSCPLGQSCVSILYDTTDKKYLEVSCPSGHTCDGEEKENISIRTGLNADGKAFQSAINNVMNALQAGYDMPAIFDSTSGTMLHYNLACLNGDTCVKGYFDSSTGSFTTGTCTTSTCHSAVVNTSGNSLTGTYLATTCPAGDTSCVVCTSGHSCKVQSMDATLLYASGQMMNFLNNELSSTQAALSNMINGVTGPETIHVGESEYSFKCLSSGFCGYLPVPTSSSSLSLSMGEYLNPTDVSGLAGLAKMIADYIDHQITQTDLINWIMAAYSDNLLNGTDDGGFFSLLGLSPGTTITGIVNADLMAYNDENYTFDLWEADYSHPYCKYWGGCAALWGTNESYSQTGGAFVDFQMDTVLWWGLFPAGILPASQLHDSIWVNLSVTTQDNNSVANVTTYEDLVTQLQGFQYNWAQNVLPSIINWTAQVATYEGQYDAWQIERAEAIAEAQETYNQGVTDLQDQESDWMAAMLSLQEQAEKAFDAAANSLRDAKGQSNYDSLYQEILGKLDFNKGIPNANATASADLSSYTDILSGLKGNISQANTRIPDTSLLSNFAENFNNLITGSSNLTLLSATNNSVVNSSMSFMQGIADSMKKELTFRQNAFGKLLQDKNIDIVEEGNESYVLQNGQKIAVLNEDGTQKKDEDGKTIYKTLSDWLKDTCGDDLSNAACSSYVEKKYSDVVLNSDGTISAKMKAYTGGAYLREGGDGTNYDDYVYDSVNKSITIHAPKKTLLGRGLSSLGNIFDAGNNGIGEYVSQSFANLNNYFSDSKSSAFLFSEVTALGANNSYYSNIASREISHQIKTLNFVLDYIKVVFLGGATNVEWFHSQLQQGVQDIYASILVKTLDLDPQTAAFISGMQYTQYSAHQAEKEMNRQYGGLGWGIHQAEGILDDMGFGGLTSFYPPIMYDQIKNADNLRAIDAWENFKYNIASFAIMKYGQEHGWSDEHIGLATQLVTDYMKMKDAKDAFGMNGSAFSLKSIAGQLKALTVAITSPMAEVMGAIYKGYAHAAGDLGLISEREEKEFNKDLRYTINQFKYKDEKEALRQWKTDQPLIASEMVREIGRQQGWDEATINTWSEQAANYIIRKQAENDLEKRNLLRYATLGPAAWVDDQAFGGGLTTLSAKFLRGMVTTFTDIYSSLGIIGEDLRDDIYKQSKFAMNKFTGADLKASMHYGEVNEAMVMEDVRKQIFANIGDFLAPNFPGLDGETIGLLLKHYVDEREAKKAAKEQKLKDAQLVVQVAAAAAMTYFSAGAAGAQASSWLSSVLIQTGTTAAGVAQGITGGQLIAGITSAVAQAYIGGKLDGTNGAISGFVNGLISLATVGFNTPVTGYVSWTEHKNANILTGQREVKGGWGGGISYNAADLDISVLKNLSSASGGLSFAPGSGLGVNFNLGFEGDLGLGLDYNLSTGNYTASGSYSHKLPGGNNLSYSISASKTGQASLGVGYSYGGDKLPSILKGPGANLSFSNDGIFSLSASVLGGTIGSVNYDSNTGSFGKFAGNHNFQNQFNQSIASQNAQDNANETGRKIAELEGRALVAKGKLSEAELQNLLEKDPNALRAKFDEYFHSSNEAQQKELTAAMKQVADEMIKEKKLASFETTKDSPEGVEGFLKRLAGGIKQSFGISDDGIASIDSKGNFRFSTCFVAGTEITKLRKEYKGFVNSLERHPEWEETVPIEQIHAGDVVLAKNDETGELGYKRVLQSIIKETDSVHWISFSDDSNLGTTKEHPFRRQKTEYKGQNFNITNSEWVDAKDLNIGDIVFTADGNTLEVSDLQIEKQITTVYNFEVEDFHSYFVGDSGIWVHNHEGCFPNKPGMGIYGPITKSHFLLDSISKNSGNPNTNSLKEFSIDKVIGDTSLPTPTFTPPNYARAKKDMDDAVKEGDQLRRRRDALQAAKDNFGKDKPKNMTPEQRDVTSRIEKTFGDEIEKINKLLEENTNKKISALGNMKKSNDDNQRKSNPDQGKPNPDGFDPTTSALDFAFKTGKDPVGYAQRAQEIAKHEQLIKKDERGAQSAKQDEGIREKIENFLKGEEVGQAKPSSGDAEPTGFSQVFDYLKQLGKQETSNKEHYQKRIGEFKQQDDQIFGLYGNYPIGKQLAEKVEYEGNNLAPEERKQILKSNESLNAEKESEIRKLDEERKKHLQENPQASHALPEWFKKKIKEIYSKSKLLHDYVNLRRKGIPEGVIKRYFYLLLKADRNPAEVKELREIVASIANTANEIAPGYKDVRTMKRADNNYRNTPRKEVAKQIKDKRKKLDSLEEELSKVNPVNEGEKYSQLQDQADQLREEIYADYQDFFTHKPSLESEKPPTEEDLKSLAERAVKVNDSYESEPPLLKQMKEDLEKDKRKYNKSGNKAKEAEVDELLRQCKNRSQTSEEYTIKSQLIEDLRPGEEKGGQKYQDALKLYKEYFTPFGKKEFKITENSKNHLGDNINSNSTSNSSRFGDEGRSFELVPEAKNFFDYLIFSAASHVGNDYLASKGQQTNSSYPGQVLGIVDTGHSITLNKQVPKLLADQGVVYKDVEYDKTGNRIQNPGYYNKDTGESYSSDKLEKMYQDERSKDPKSKEPEKFSPAPKAVGVLAVKGKDNVYRFKLAGGGFLTSDQLLELPDSVRSNPEKFTKQGGNSVSILSQITEGDFIGSYEVRYLHLDKAPMKADGTPLKKDDPVKAGDKIGVAGSTGFSKGNHLHTTVIFQGSGRPNIDRAFYQPMRDDSGNVTGYAIHSDYFRNKMATDPKTKFKHEPQQIKKYPSH comes from the coding sequence ATGCGTAAATCAATACAAAGCTATAAATATATCCTCATTATACTGTTCTTACCGTTAGGGTTTGATCGTACATTTCCTGATCCCGTTTCCGTTCCGACTTTAAATGCTCCAAATTTTAGTTCGAGTTCTATGGACCAAACCTTCGTTTTGGCCGACAGGATGCAATCCGTTGGTAATTGGGATGCTTTTGTTTTTCAAAGTTTAGGAGTTTTACAATCTCAATGGGAGATCCAGTTACAAATGCAGATCTCTCAAATTGTAAATTCTATTGATACGAGCGATCATTATGCAAGTGTTGCGGATTACCAAAGTTATGTGTATGACACTTTACAAAGCCAAGCGAACGAACTTCTTTTGCAATGGCAACAAGATGCTGAATTAGAGATTACTCAAGAGAGAAGTCAATATCTTAGCGATGTATTCGGTGCAAACAGCGCATCTACTCAAGCTGCTATGGATTCGTTTTCTAACCAATGGGATCAATTTATTAACGGACAAAATTTAAACTTAAATTTGAACGATCCGAATCAACAGGCAATATTAAACGGCGCTCAGCAGAATTTGGAAAACATGGAAGCGCAATGGTGGAACCAATTCAATTATAATATCCAAAATGGTCTTTGGACTTATCAGCAAGCCCTTCAGAATCTAACTCAAAGCTATCAGAATGTTCTAAACCAAATCAACGAAACCGAAAGGCAGTACCAAGCATATTTGGCTATGTTAGAGCAGACTGAGGCAAATGTAAAGGATCAGATCCAAGCGGGCTTGGACGGTTATCAGGCATATCTTAATGGAAATGATCTTTTTTGGAATTCTATCAATGTTTTATACGATAATAATACGAATTCTTATTTAATAGCAAGCTGTGCTTCGGGACATGTTTGTAATACTTACGAATACGATAAGTCTAGTGGTCAGTTTTTTAATCAAGGTAGCTGCCCTTTAGGGCAATCTTGCGTAAGCATTCTGTACGATACTACGGACAAAAAATATTTGGAAGTGAGTTGCCCGAGTGGACATACCTGTGACGGAGAGGAGAAGGAAAATATCTCTATTCGCACCGGTTTAAATGCCGATGGAAAAGCTTTTCAATCCGCTATCAATAACGTTATGAATGCATTGCAGGCAGGTTACGATATGCCTGCGATCTTCGATTCCACGAGCGGGACTATGCTTCATTACAACCTTGCTTGTTTGAACGGAGATACGTGCGTCAAAGGATATTTTGATAGCAGTACAGGTAGTTTTACCACCGGGACCTGTACTACTTCTACTTGTCATAGTGCAGTGGTGAATACCAGCGGGAATTCTCTGACGGGAACTTATTTAGCAACGACCTGTCCCGCGGGAGATACCTCCTGTGTGGTTTGTACCAGCGGCCATTCTTGCAAGGTTCAGTCTATGGATGCTACTTTACTTTATGCATCCGGACAGATGATGAATTTTTTAAATAACGAACTTTCGAGCACTCAAGCTGCCCTCTCTAATATGATCAACGGAGTAACAGGGCCTGAAACTATTCATGTAGGGGAAAGTGAATATTCCTTTAAGTGTTTATCCAGTGGGTTTTGCGGCTATTTACCTGTTCCTACAAGTTCCTCTTCTCTCAGCTTAAGTATGGGGGAGTATTTAAACCCTACTGATGTGTCCGGCCTCGCTGGTCTCGCTAAAATGATTGCAGATTATATTGATCATCAAATTACCCAAACCGATTTGATCAACTGGATCATGGCTGCTTACTCGGATAATCTGCTGAACGGAACTGATGATGGAGGATTCTTTTCGTTATTAGGCCTTAGTCCTGGAACAACGATTACCGGTATCGTTAATGCGGATCTAATGGCCTATAATGACGAGAATTATACTTTTGATTTATGGGAAGCGGATTACTCACATCCATATTGCAAATACTGGGGTGGATGTGCTGCTTTATGGGGGACAAATGAAAGTTACTCACAAACTGGAGGTGCTTTCGTAGACTTCCAAATGGATACGGTACTTTGGTGGGGACTATTCCCTGCGGGAATCCTTCCTGCTTCCCAGCTGCATGACTCCATTTGGGTGAATTTGAGTGTAACAACCCAGGACAATAATTCCGTCGCAAACGTAACAACTTACGAAGATCTTGTTACCCAACTACAAGGGTTTCAGTATAATTGGGCTCAAAATGTGCTACCTTCTATCATCAACTGGACTGCACAAGTGGCTACGTACGAAGGTCAGTATGATGCTTGGCAAATCGAAAGAGCAGAAGCGATTGCGGAGGCTCAAGAAACATATAACCAAGGGGTAACCGATTTACAGGACCAGGAAAGTGATTGGATGGCAGCTATGCTCTCTCTCCAAGAGCAAGCGGAGAAGGCCTTTGATGCCGCAGCAAATTCTTTAAGAGATGCCAAAGGCCAGAGTAATTACGATTCTTTATACCAAGAAATATTAGGAAAACTGGATTTTAATAAAGGTATCCCGAATGCTAATGCGACTGCCTCGGCAGATTTAAGCTCCTATACCGATATTTTATCTGGCTTAAAAGGTAATATCTCTCAAGCGAATACTCGTATCCCTGATACTAGTTTACTTAGCAATTTTGCTGAAAATTTCAATAATCTCATTACAGGATCTTCTAACCTAACTCTTTTATCCGCTACGAATAATAGTGTAGTAAACAGTAGCATGAGTTTCATGCAGGGAATAGCGGATTCGATGAAGAAGGAGCTTACCTTCAGGCAAAACGCATTCGGTAAATTATTACAAGATAAGAATATAGATATCGTAGAAGAAGGAAACGAAAGCTACGTCCTTCAGAACGGGCAAAAGATTGCAGTATTAAACGAGGATGGTACTCAAAAGAAAGACGAAGACGGAAAAACAATCTACAAAACCCTTTCCGATTGGTTGAAAGATACCTGCGGAGATGATTTAAGTAATGCTGCTTGCTCAAGTTATGTAGAGAAGAAATATAGTGATGTTGTTCTGAATTCGGACGGCACTATTTCCGCAAAGATGAAGGCTTATACCGGGGGAGCCTATCTCAGAGAAGGTGGAGATGGTACTAATTATGACGATTATGTTTATGATTCTGTAAACAAATCTATTACCATCCATGCTCCTAAGAAAACATTACTTGGCCGAGGTTTGTCCAGTCTTGGAAATATATTCGATGCAGGCAATAACGGGATCGGAGAATACGTAAGCCAAAGTTTCGCAAATCTAAACAATTACTTCTCCGACTCTAAATCAAGCGCCTTTCTATTTTCGGAAGTAACCGCTCTGGGTGCTAATAACAGCTATTATTCGAATATCGCGTCACGAGAAATTTCTCACCAGATCAAAACTCTGAACTTCGTCTTGGACTATATCAAGGTTGTTTTCCTAGGCGGCGCAACTAACGTTGAGTGGTTCCATTCTCAGCTCCAACAAGGTGTGCAGGATATTTATGCGTCTATACTAGTAAAAACTTTGGACTTGGATCCCCAGACAGCGGCCTTTATTTCCGGAATGCAATATACCCAATACTCGGCTCATCAAGCGGAAAAGGAAATGAATCGCCAATACGGAGGTCTCGGATGGGGAATCCATCAGGCAGAAGGGATTCTTGATGATATGGGCTTCGGTGGATTGACTTCGTTCTATCCTCCAATTATGTACGATCAGATAAAAAATGCGGATAATCTGAGAGCGATCGATGCTTGGGAGAATTTCAAGTATAATATAGCCAGTTTTGCCATAATGAAGTACGGGCAAGAACATGGTTGGTCGGATGAGCATATTGGTTTAGCAACTCAACTTGTGACCGATTACATGAAAATGAAAGACGCAAAAGATGCATTCGGAATGAATGGCTCCGCGTTTTCTTTAAAATCGATTGCAGGACAATTGAAAGCATTAACGGTCGCTATAACAAGCCCTATGGCAGAAGTGATGGGCGCTATCTATAAAGGATACGCGCATGCTGCAGGTGACTTAGGATTGATAAGTGAGAGAGAAGAAAAAGAATTCAATAAAGATCTAAGATACACAATTAATCAATTCAAGTATAAAGACGAAAAAGAAGCTCTTCGGCAATGGAAAACTGATCAGCCACTTATCGCCAGTGAAATGGTGCGAGAGATCGGAAGACAACAGGGTTGGGACGAAGCAACCATCAATACCTGGTCCGAACAAGCTGCAAATTATATTATCAGAAAACAAGCAGAGAACGATCTAGAAAAGAGAAATCTTTTAAGATATGCAACGTTAGGACCCGCTGCCTGGGTAGATGATCAGGCTTTCGGAGGCGGATTAACTACTTTATCAGCCAAATTCCTCCGCGGAATGGTCACCACATTTACTGATATATATAGCTCTTTGGGAATCATTGGCGAAGATTTGAGGGACGATATTTATAAGCAGTCCAAATTCGCTATGAATAAGTTCACTGGAGCGGATTTAAAAGCATCCATGCATTACGGCGAAGTTAATGAAGCCATGGTGATGGAGGATGTCCGGAAACAAATATTCGCAAATATTGGAGATTTTCTTGCCCCTAATTTCCCAGGTTTAGATGGGGAAACAATTGGTTTATTATTAAAACATTATGTAGATGAGCGTGAGGCAAAGAAGGCGGCTAAAGAGCAGAAACTAAAGGATGCACAGTTAGTCGTTCAAGTCGCTGCTGCCGCAGCAATGACATATTTTAGCGCTGGAGCTGCAGGTGCGCAAGCAAGTAGCTGGCTCTCCAGTGTTCTTATTCAAACAGGGACAACTGCAGCAGGTGTTGCTCAAGGGATTACTGGGGGACAATTAATAGCGGGGATAACTTCTGCGGTTGCACAAGCTTATATAGGCGGAAAATTAGATGGAACAAACGGAGCGATATCTGGTTTTGTGAACGGGCTTATATCTTTAGCCACCGTAGGATTTAATACACCAGTGACGGGTTATGTAAGCTGGACAGAACATAAAAATGCTAATATTCTTACCGGACAGAGAGAAGTAAAAGGTGGTTGGGGAGGAGGAATCTCATACAATGCCGCGGACCTTGATATTTCGGTACTGAAAAATTTATCTAGTGCATCCGGTGGTCTTTCTTTTGCCCCCGGAAGCGGTCTTGGGGTCAATTTTAATCTCGGTTTTGAAGGTGATCTCGGACTGGGATTGGATTATAATCTATCAACCGGCAATTATACTGCCAGCGGAAGTTATAGCCATAAATTACCGGGTGGAAATAATCTAAGTTACAGTATTTCCGCTAGTAAAACTGGCCAAGCAAGCCTAGGTGTCGGCTATAGTTATGGTGGAGACAAACTGCCCTCCATCCTTAAGGGACCCGGGGCTAATTTATCTTTTTCTAATGATGGCATTTTTAGTTTGAGTGCCAGTGTTTTAGGAGGGACGATCGGTTCGGTCAATTATGATTCGAATACTGGCTCCTTTGGTAAATTTGCAGGAAATCATAATTTCCAAAATCAGTTTAACCAAAGTATAGCTTCGCAAAACGCACAAGATAATGCGAATGAGACCGGTCGAAAAATAGCCGAACTTGAAGGAAGGGCATTGGTCGCTAAAGGTAAATTGTCCGAAGCAGAGCTTCAGAATTTGTTGGAGAAAGATCCAAATGCATTGAGAGCAAAATTTGATGAGTATTTTCATAGTTCAAACGAGGCACAACAGAAAGAACTTACGGCTGCTATGAAGCAGGTCGCAGATGAGATGATTAAGGAAAAGAAGCTCGCAAGTTTTGAAACTACTAAAGATTCTCCAGAAGGAGTTGAAGGATTCCTGAAAAGGCTTGCAGGTGGAATTAAACAATCTTTCGGGATCTCAGACGATGGAATTGCGTCGATAGATTCCAAAGGCAATTTTAGATTTTCGACTTGTTTTGTTGCCGGAACCGAAATTACCAAGTTGCGAAAAGAATATAAGGGATTCGTAAACTCTCTCGAAAGACATCCTGAATGGGAAGAGACAGTTCCTATAGAGCAAATTCATGCTGGCGATGTTGTATTAGCAAAAAATGATGAGACAGGTGAGCTTGGCTATAAGCGGGTTTTACAAAGTATTATAAAAGAAACCGATTCGGTCCATTGGATCTCTTTTTCGGATGATTCAAATCTGGGAACGACTAAAGAACATCCTTTTAGAAGGCAAAAAACTGAATACAAAGGACAAAATTTTAATATTACGAATTCTGAATGGGTGGATGCGAAAGACCTAAATATAGGCGATATTGTATTCACCGCTGATGGTAACACCCTAGAGGTCTCTGATTTACAAATAGAAAAACAAATCACTACCGTTTACAATTTCGAAGTAGAAGATTTTCATTCATACTTCGTGGGCGATTCCGGGATTTGGGTGCATAACCACGAAGGATGTTTTCCGAATAAACCAGGCATGGGTATCTACGGCCCTATAACAAAAAGTCATTTTCTTCTAGATAGTATCTCGAAAAATTCCGGAAACCCAAACACCAATTCTCTGAAGGAATTTAGCATTGATAAAGTGATTGGGGATACTTCTCTTCCTACTCCGACATTCACACCTCCGAATTATGCGAGGGCGAAGAAAGACATGGATGATGCAGTAAAAGAGGGAGACCAGCTTCGTCGACGAAGGGATGCATTGCAGGCAGCTAAGGATAATTTTGGGAAAGATAAACCAAAGAATATGACCCCAGAGCAGCGGGATGTTACCTCTAGGATTGAAAAAACTTTCGGTGATGAAATTGAGAAAATAAATAAACTTTTAGAAGAAAATACAAATAAAAAGATTTCTGCCCTTGGGAATATGAAGAAGTCAAATGACGATAACCAAAGAAAGAGCAATCCGGATCAGGGAAAACCTAATCCGGATGGATTTGATCCCACTACATCTGCTTTGGATTTCGCTTTTAAAACTGGAAAGGATCCTGTCGGTTATGCGCAACGGGCGCAAGAGATTGCAAAGCATGAGCAGCTCATAAAAAAAGATGAAAGAGGAGCTCAGTCGGCAAAGCAAGATGAAGGAATTAGAGAGAAGATTGAAAACTTCCTTAAAGGGGAGGAAGTTGGACAGGCTAAACCAAGCTCGGGCGATGCAGAGCCTACAGGTTTTTCTCAGGTATTTGATTATCTAAAACAACTTGGAAAACAAGAAACTTCGAATAAAGAGCATTATCAAAAGCGTATTGGGGAGTTTAAACAACAAGATGACCAAATATTCGGCCTTTACGGAAATTATCCAATTGGCAAACAACTGGCTGAGAAAGTCGAATATGAGGGAAATAACCTTGCTCCAGAAGAAAGGAAACAAATTCTTAAATCTAATGAATCTTTGAATGCAGAAAAGGAAAGTGAAATTCGCAAATTAGATGAAGAGAGAAAGAAACATTTACAAGAAAATCCTCAAGCGAGTCACGCACTTCCTGAATGGTTCAAGAAGAAAATAAAAGAGATATATTCTAAAAGTAAACTCCTGCATGATTATGTAAATTTGAGAAGAAAAGGAATTCCTGAGGGAGTTATTAAAAGATACTTTTACTTGCTTTTAAAGGCAGACCGGAATCCGGCAGAAGTCAAAGAGCTTAGAGAAATAGTGGCTTCTATTGCAAATACTGCAAATGAAATTGCACCCGGATATAAAGACGTTCGGACGATGAAGAGAGCTGACAATAATTACAGGAATACACCTCGGAAAGAAGTAGCAAAACAGATAAAAGATAAACGGAAAAAGTTGGACTCACTCGAGGAAGAATTGTCCAAGGTAAATCCGGTTAATGAAGGAGAAAAATACTCTCAGCTTCAGGATCAGGCGGATCAATTACGTGAAGAAATATATGCAGATTATCAGGATTTTTTCACTCATAAGCCAAGTTTAGAAAGCGAAAAACCACCCACGGAAGAAGATTTAAAATCATTGGCGGAGCGTGCGGTAAAGGTCAATGACAGTTATGAATCTGAACCACCTTTGTTAAAACAGATGAAAGAGGACCTGGAGAAAGACAAACGTAAATATAACAAATCGGGGAATAAGGCAAAAGAAGCAGAAGTTGATGAACTACTTAGGCAATGTAAAAATCGATCGCAAACTTCAGAGGAGTATACTATTAAAAGTCAATTGATCGAAGATCTCCGACCAGGAGAAGAAAAAGGAGGGCAAAAATATCAGGATGCCCTTAAGCTTTACAAAGAGTATTTTACACCTTTTGGTAAGAAAGAATTTAAAATTACAGAAAATTCGAAAAATCATCTGGGGGACAATATTAATAGTAACTCAACCTCGAATAGTTCACGTTTCGGTGATGAAGGTCGTTCATTTGAGCTAGTTCCGGAGGCTAAGAACTTCTTCGATTACTTAATTTTTAGTGCGGCATCACATGTTGGAAATGACTACCTTGCGTCAAAAGGACAACAAACCAATTCGTCCTATCCTGGACAAGTTCTTGGTATAGTCGATACCGGTCATTCCATCACACTTAATAAACAGGTTCCTAAGCTGCTCGCTGATCAAGGGGTAGTTTATAAAGATGTGGAGTATGATAAGACTGGAAACAGGATTCAAAACCCAGGGTACTATAATAAGGACACTGGAGAATCTTATTCCTCGGACAAATTGGAAAAAATGTATCAAGATGAAAGAAGTAAAGACCCTAAATCAAAAGAGCCTGAGAAATTTTCCCCAGCACCAAAGGCGGTAGGCGTTCTTGCTGTTAAAGGAAAGGATAATGTATATCGATTTAAACTAGCGGGTGGTGGCTTTTTGACCTCTGATCAATTGCTGGAACTCCCAGATAGTGTACGCTCTAATCCTGAGAAGTTTACTAAGCAGGGTGGTAATAGTGTTTCTATTCTAAGTCAAATAACAGAAGGAGACTTTATAGGGTCATATGAAGTCAGATATTTGCATTTAGATAAAGCTCCAATGAAGGCAGACGGAACACCCTTAAAAAAAGATGATCCTGTCAAAGCGGGAGATAAGATTGGGGTAGCAGGTAGTACAGGCTTTTCAAAGGGAAACCATTTGCATACAACCGTGATTTTTCAAGGTTCTGGTCGACCTAATATCGATAGAGCCTTTTATCAACCAATGCGCGATGACAGTGGAAACGTTACCGGCTATGCAATTCATTCGGATTATTTTAGGAACAAGATGGCTACTGACCCTAAAACTAAGTTTAAACATGAACCGCAACAAATTAAGAAATACCCAAGTCACTAA
- a CDS encoding CDGSH iron-sulfur domain-containing protein, producing MEIVKGKQATILFDGKKCIHSRNCVLSRPDVFVPNVEGEWIYPDKASVEEIRSLALNCPSGAIRFESNDPSFKETAPPINVLRVRENGPLAIHADLELEGVEKQYRLTLCRCGASTQKPFCDATHVSIGFTATGEPPIQESETLPVRNGILKIDPTKNGPLKVSGNLEICSGTGKVTNRTTETYLCRCGGSSNKPYCDGTHRKIKFKSE from the coding sequence ATGGAAATCGTAAAAGGAAAACAAGCCACCATTCTTTTTGATGGCAAGAAATGTATTCATTCTCGCAATTGTGTGTTAAGTAGACCTGATGTATTTGTCCCGAATGTAGAAGGAGAATGGATCTATCCTGATAAAGCAAGTGTAGAAGAGATCAGATCTTTAGCTTTGAATTGTCCATCGGGTGCGATCCGTTTTGAATCGAATGATCCTTCTTTTAAAGAAACTGCTCCTCCAATCAATGTTTTGCGAGTAAGAGAGAATGGGCCTCTTGCCATCCATGCAGATCTTGAGTTGGAAGGAGTAGAAAAACAATATAGGCTTACGCTTTGTAGATGTGGAGCTTCTACTCAAAAACCTTTTTGTGATGCGACTCATGTAAGTATTGGATTTACCGCAACTGGAGAACCTCCGATCCAAGAATCTGAAACCTTGCCTGTTCGAAATGGAATTCTAAAAATTGATCCTACTAAAAACGGTCCTTTGAAGGTGAGTGGAAATCTGGAAATTTGTTCCGGGACTGGAAAAGTAACAAATAGGACCACCGAAACTTACCTATGTCGTTGCGGTGGTTCTTCCAATAAACCTTATTGTGATGGGACTCATCGTAAGATCAAATTTAAGTCCGAGTAA